In Paenibacillus sp. FSL R7-0345, a single window of DNA contains:
- a CDS encoding S-layer homology domain-containing protein, translated as MNSRKCVIRISRLLIVIMLFSVFTYTPVPAAAAGEEGTVELNELIAEAEALITGSQEFPLQVSQSVYGAVYGSDVNQAFPWVHESELKALNHALELARNANTPTDEAIAILKEAIVIFNKNIKSDGSDPYFRLDPGPGKVPVKVTAPTNNWTARTPLDNRVPADFAGGTFQMIPYPFADSQGKAEVLQINYAHSGKSTFGGISIESPLSPAVKVTEGSTIEFDVYYPKSAQGKYMRWRIRNANTNLDSYLRDYQYNNLNPDWVGSYNGESWLKAHHSINASTGDSSNFILELHGENARSAETGMLLVSNIQITAPDPNGIALPDVVNKEHQSAVAPLKSVYNKENGLFMVGSIGTGAVTGTRANHYEIFVDGNNLKADGTHPRGPEWLKSVTGAALNGATTSPGLAEYSFPTSAYQAIRDSGTPGQYKSHGHVLAWYNQAPGWMTQIIPANLSSGYNGSADFYGLGNGVTTTVKVDKEMARRVQFNHTMYVMRHFLTTDTKYGSSETRGVIPFNSWDVLNEEVHESRHSELIPEDANSWRTSLKHTNWLAAMSDDQIGGDITGHYIYLLFKNAHIAAPNAKMAAAYKANYANLPEYMKLDGHDKDGSIDAYIVDNPPKLTYNDYGLATRSKARTVYNMVLELNTAWLSDPLYDGRPLIEDIGIQGHDAVGKTLASDNQYAMALYASLVDRGLLSGITYSELDLKVPTDAPGGGATAPAVLNVRQSDALGYEYALLYKTFTKFAPYIDHIISWGVSGSGWQGSYVLFDGQSNANAGYYGAMNPDRFILGHSYLDGYFAGEYETIRSNAIDLGDLGVYIPNSVNADLSALTLSAGTLLPAFNAAVTAYEVSLQDASSIAVTASAADSRSSIKVNGTVVASGTASGAITLTPGTRADIKIEVTAANGTVKTYTIKVTNGRTEATPTPGSGTPSATPTPATPAPATPEPAAPAPVASATPTPAAPVVQDQIVTMQTTVKDGTAFVKALELEKAKEFMEKNVTLDIPVAQGVNAYSVGLPAEALTSGTKDDKLTISTEFGLVVISGNMLAGTAESSGKEVALELGKGDKAKLPADVKAALSDKPIIQLSLKVDGKETVWSNPDAPVTVSVPYKPSADELKNPEGITVWYIDGNGEVSSVPSGRYAPKTGLVTFTTTHFSSYAVAYVYKTFTDLGTAGWAKNAIEVLASKDILKTEGHVFNPSADITRADFLYSLVRTLGLTAKVNGNFSDVQENNYYYNEIAIAKALGITNGIDNVRFGSTHRITRQDMMVLTERALKLVKKLNNQGEAADLDRFSDKSEVASYAVNSVAAMIKEGLIEGSGNKVNPAGNTTRAEAAVFLYRLYNK; from the coding sequence ATGAACAGCCGAAAATGTGTAATCCGCATCTCCCGCCTCCTCATCGTCATCATGTTGTTCTCCGTATTCACGTATACTCCCGTCCCGGCTGCTGCAGCCGGAGAAGAAGGGACGGTTGAACTGAATGAACTCATTGCTGAGGCCGAAGCTTTAATAACCGGCAGTCAGGAATTCCCGCTCCAAGTCAGTCAGTCTGTCTATGGAGCCGTCTATGGTTCCGATGTGAACCAGGCTTTTCCTTGGGTGCATGAGAGCGAACTCAAAGCTCTTAATCATGCTCTTGAGCTTGCGCGCAATGCCAATACCCCCACTGACGAGGCTATAGCCATTTTAAAAGAAGCAATCGTGATTTTTAATAAAAATATTAAATCAGACGGTTCCGATCCCTATTTCCGTCTTGATCCGGGTCCCGGTAAAGTTCCTGTAAAAGTCACAGCGCCCACTAATAACTGGACGGCAAGAACGCCGCTGGATAATCGTGTTCCCGCTGACTTTGCCGGTGGCACATTCCAAATGATTCCGTATCCTTTTGCAGATTCCCAAGGCAAGGCTGAAGTTCTCCAGATTAATTACGCCCATAGCGGAAAAAGCACATTCGGCGGTATAAGCATTGAATCCCCGCTGTCCCCGGCTGTAAAAGTAACAGAGGGGTCAACGATTGAATTCGATGTCTATTATCCCAAGAGCGCACAGGGCAAATACATGAGGTGGAGAATCAGAAATGCGAACACGAACCTCGACTCCTACCTCAGAGATTACCAGTATAATAACCTTAATCCCGACTGGGTGGGCAGCTACAACGGTGAATCCTGGTTGAAGGCTCATCACAGCATAAACGCCTCGACAGGCGATTCCTCGAATTTTATCCTTGAGCTCCATGGCGAGAATGCCCGTTCTGCAGAAACCGGTATGCTGCTTGTCTCCAACATCCAGATTACTGCACCTGATCCTAACGGCATTGCGCTTCCTGACGTAGTCAACAAGGAACACCAGAGTGCTGTAGCGCCTCTAAAGAGTGTTTACAATAAGGAGAATGGCCTGTTCATGGTTGGTTCCATCGGAACCGGAGCCGTAACCGGAACCAGAGCCAATCACTATGAGATTTTTGTAGACGGCAATAATTTAAAGGCAGATGGGACACATCCCCGTGGTCCCGAATGGCTGAAAAGTGTTACCGGCGCAGCACTGAACGGTGCAACGACTAGCCCTGGCTTAGCTGAATACAGCTTCCCGACCAGCGCTTATCAGGCGATCAGGGATTCCGGAACTCCCGGACAGTATAAGTCTCACGGCCATGTTCTGGCATGGTACAACCAGGCACCCGGATGGATGACTCAGATTATTCCCGCGAACCTGTCCTCCGGGTACAATGGCTCGGCCGATTTCTACGGGCTTGGCAACGGCGTGACAACTACGGTTAAGGTAGACAAAGAAATGGCAAGAAGAGTGCAGTTTAATCACACCATGTATGTGATGCGGCACTTTCTGACTACAGATACGAAGTACGGTTCAAGCGAAACGCGTGGAGTGATCCCCTTCAATTCATGGGATGTGCTCAACGAAGAGGTTCACGAAAGCCGCCACAGCGAACTCATCCCAGAGGATGCGAACAGCTGGAGAACGAGCCTTAAACACACCAACTGGCTAGCTGCCATGTCGGATGATCAAATTGGCGGCGACATCACCGGGCATTATATTTATCTGCTCTTCAAAAACGCGCATATCGCGGCACCGAACGCCAAGATGGCTGCGGCTTACAAGGCTAATTACGCTAACCTTCCGGAGTACATGAAGCTCGACGGACACGACAAGGACGGCAGCATTGACGCTTATATCGTCGACAATCCTCCAAAGCTGACCTACAATGATTACGGACTTGCAACCCGCAGCAAGGCCAGGACGGTATATAACATGGTTCTCGAATTAAATACCGCATGGCTCTCCGATCCGCTGTATGACGGAAGACCCCTTATCGAAGACATTGGTATCCAGGGACACGATGCGGTTGGCAAAACCCTTGCAAGCGATAACCAATACGCGATGGCTCTGTATGCCTCCCTCGTTGACCGGGGCCTGCTGTCTGGGATTACCTATTCAGAGCTTGATCTTAAGGTTCCGACCGATGCACCCGGAGGCGGCGCGACTGCTCCCGCAGTGCTAAATGTCAGACAGTCGGATGCCCTTGGTTATGAGTACGCGCTGCTCTACAAAACCTTTACCAAGTTCGCCCCGTATATCGATCACATCATCAGCTGGGGCGTGTCCGGTTCAGGATGGCAGGGAAGCTATGTCCTGTTTGACGGTCAGAGCAATGCAAATGCCGGCTACTATGGCGCCATGAATCCGGACAGATTCATACTTGGACATTCGTATCTGGATGGTTACTTTGCAGGCGAATACGAGACCATCCGGAGCAATGCCATTGACCTTGGCGATCTTGGAGTCTATATACCTAATAGTGTAAATGCAGACCTCAGCGCCTTGACACTGAGTGCGGGAACACTCCTGCCGGCTTTTAACGCAGCGGTCACAGCGTACGAGGTTTCCCTGCAGGATGCCAGCAGCATTGCCGTAACAGCATCTGCGGCAGACAGCAGGTCATCCATTAAAGTGAACGGCACTGTTGTTGCCAGCGGGACAGCTTCCGGAGCCATAACGCTAACACCTGGTACAAGAGCGGATATTAAGATAGAGGTAACGGCTGCAAACGGTACGGTAAAGACGTACACCATAAAAGTCACAAACGGTAGAACAGAGGCAACGCCTACACCGGGCTCCGGGACACCTTCTGCAACGCCAACACCGGCAACGCCTGCACCAGCAACGCCTGAACCCGCAGCTCCTGCACCTGTAGCATCTGCAACTCCTACACCTGCAGCACCGGTTGTTCAGGATCAAATAGTAACCATGCAGACGACCGTGAAGGATGGAACTGCATTTGTTAAGGCGCTGGAACTGGAAAAGGCAAAGGAGTTTATGGAGAAGAATGTTACCCTGGATATACCTGTGGCCCAAGGAGTGAATGCCTACTCGGTAGGCTTGCCGGCTGAAGCGCTGACAAGCGGAACAAAGGATGACAAACTCACAATTTCGACTGAATTTGGTCTGGTAGTAATCTCCGGTAACATGTTGGCAGGCACAGCTGAAAGCAGCGGCAAGGAAGTAGCGCTGGAGCTTGGAAAAGGCGACAAGGCCAAGCTTCCGGCGGATGTAAAGGCGGCTCTAAGCGATAAGCCGATTATACAGCTTAGTCTTAAGGTGGACGGAAAAGAAACGGTCTGGAGCAATCCGGATGCGCCCGTAACCGTATCCGTTCCTTACAAGCCGTCTGCAGATGAATTGAAGAATCCCGAAGGAATTACTGTCTGGTACATTGACGGAAACGGAGAAGTTAGCTCAGTACCGAGCGGACGCTATGCGCCGAAAACCGGTCTGGTAACCTTCACAACCACTCATTTCAGCAGCTACGCAGTAGCTTACGTATACAAAACGTTTACTGATCTCGGAACGGCAGGATGGGCCAAGAACGCAATTGAAGTACTTGCGTCAAAGGATATTCTCAAGACAGAGGGTCATGTATTTAATCCGTCAGCCGATATCACAAGAGCGGATTTCCTGTACTCCCTTGTCAGAACACTTGGCTTGACTGCAAAAGTAAACGGGAATTTCAGCGATGTACAGGAAAACAACTATTACTATAATGAAATTGCAATTGCCAAAGCTCTTGGTATTACAAATGGCATAGATAACGTCAGATTCGGCAGCACCCATAGGATCACAAGACAGGACATGATGGTGTTGACCGAAAGAGCTTTGAAGCTCGTGAAGAAGCTGAATAATCAGGGTGAGGCTGCGGATCTGGACAGATTCTCTGACAAGTCTGAAGTTGCTTCCTATGCGGTGAACAGCGTAGCTGCGATGATTAAGGAAGGGTTGATTGAAGGCAGCGGCAACAAAGTCAATCCTGCTGGAAACACAACCAGAGCAGAAGCTGCGGTGTTCCTTTACAGACTGTATAATAAGTAA
- a CDS encoding nuclease-related domain-containing protein: MLEVRKGKSSKSYENEFFRKISVELSKVFEQRHWDGILLGMPECIVREDLQIDCLLVTENQIIIIDFKDYSGTLELPSEENFRFGRWTLNGGVTVKGGSSPNPFSQLGKQRMKLIDELKFRLYDFERKSISTVVCFQDKVEVVGRIPRQFQISFSIVDSNHYLNKIVDIIDVLVDENINYLSEKGRQTFTETLFAADEYHSDIHFESELQEFPVEERTKNGSYLQRIREFLISDSKVMTLTGNTRCGKTALIPDIREIAFDLGFNDAPVFAYSNRLRRKMLRNNPELEEVDSLFNSVYDFKRETIDEFYKKNIPLKGHDEIHGQNKALYIIDDSQLITNSSFDSDVLQFGSGYLLDDVLSYLDFESNPERKVIFIGDRNKLSYGSNTENAVNPEYLGALLASRNISSEIGNIELPDHEGSSEIIKVCNKISKNIRADRYNELFMYSSEEITVCEKKDQTEVLKEAYLSPNSSKILVFSNEQANKVNTWIKKHLIKNGREIAAKDYVVFNTTIHAYRPALVENDISPFDSMEQPFSFVEPRRVDNGYFGEVITVDQDRIIEKAMVIKGEKVILRFIPCQIKLQDGCIIETLVFDNYLKANKNELEKNEMIAYQMVLSSYEEAAFKNEPYEGSTEYQEMLQHPDQYTIIEKDGKALYRDSKDKRKLTCFEKTYRDRVLEQLKVPTSEYFKLLNVAKVKFGWAMTVNKAMAYSFETVFFNTNQEENRGRTNKEYFKWIYTGISSGLNNVRLINWKPISPFLKTEFCESSSVSTPNKKNYILSLTKGEQTSTEQLQNYLETKLSGVATILNIAPKNYLEIVTLEMNNRKVELFFDYNGKGEMKIPRLKSGEEEDFGMILPLLEPARKDVSSEIGVMKPYMQELAAILEKDEIQMKVSGHHEWNLLLHLVSRNNNVDVQLWYNGDGMISKFIYIEGSKELFSKIVELIKEVYSLD; this comes from the coding sequence ATGTTAGAGGTTCGCAAGGGCAAATCCTCAAAATCGTACGAAAACGAATTTTTCAGAAAAATATCGGTTGAATTATCTAAAGTGTTTGAGCAAAGGCATTGGGACGGTATTTTACTTGGGATGCCAGAGTGTATTGTGCGAGAAGATTTGCAAATAGACTGCTTGTTGGTTACTGAAAACCAAATTATTATTATTGATTTTAAAGATTATAGCGGAACACTAGAGCTTCCATCTGAGGAAAACTTCAGATTTGGTAGATGGACGTTAAATGGTGGTGTAACTGTTAAAGGAGGCAGCTCTCCGAATCCATTTAGTCAACTTGGCAAGCAACGGATGAAGCTGATTGATGAACTTAAATTTCGATTATACGATTTTGAACGTAAGTCTATATCAACTGTAGTTTGCTTTCAGGATAAGGTAGAAGTGGTTGGTAGGATTCCAAGACAGTTCCAAATTAGTTTTTCGATTGTTGATTCAAACCATTATCTCAACAAAATTGTCGACATAATTGATGTGCTGGTTGATGAGAATATAAATTATTTGTCGGAAAAGGGAAGACAAACGTTTACAGAGACTTTATTTGCTGCGGATGAATACCACTCAGATATTCATTTCGAATCGGAGTTACAAGAATTTCCTGTTGAAGAACGAACTAAAAATGGAAGTTATCTACAGCGAATTCGGGAATTTTTAATATCTGACAGCAAAGTTATGACCCTAACAGGTAATACGAGATGTGGTAAGACTGCACTCATTCCAGATATTCGAGAAATAGCCTTTGATTTAGGTTTTAATGATGCTCCAGTATTTGCTTACTCTAATCGGTTGAGAAGGAAGATGCTGAGAAACAATCCTGAACTAGAGGAAGTGGATTCACTATTTAATTCTGTATATGATTTCAAGCGTGAAACAATCGATGAATTTTACAAAAAGAATATTCCTTTAAAGGGACATGATGAAATCCATGGTCAAAATAAGGCCTTGTACATTATCGATGATAGTCAACTGATTACGAATTCGAGTTTTGATTCAGACGTGCTACAATTCGGTTCCGGGTATTTGTTAGATGATGTGTTAAGTTATCTTGATTTCGAGTCTAATCCCGAGCGAAAGGTTATTTTCATTGGAGACAGAAATAAGCTGAGTTACGGGTCGAACACTGAAAATGCAGTTAATCCAGAATACTTGGGAGCGCTTCTTGCTAGTCGGAATATTTCTTCAGAGATAGGGAATATCGAGTTGCCAGATCATGAAGGGAGCTCTGAAATCATTAAAGTATGCAATAAGATTTCAAAGAATATACGGGCTGACCGATACAATGAGCTATTTATGTATTCAAGCGAAGAGATTACCGTTTGTGAGAAGAAAGACCAAACAGAGGTGTTGAAGGAAGCCTATTTAAGTCCAAATAGCAGTAAGATTCTGGTTTTTTCCAATGAGCAAGCAAATAAAGTGAATACTTGGATAAAAAAGCATCTTATTAAAAATGGTCGAGAAATAGCAGCAAAGGATTATGTGGTCTTTAACACAACCATTCACGCTTATCGGCCGGCTTTGGTGGAAAACGATATCTCGCCATTTGATAGTATGGAACAACCTTTTTCTTTTGTGGAGCCTAGAAGGGTGGACAATGGTTATTTTGGCGAAGTGATCACTGTTGATCAGGATCGTATAATCGAAAAAGCTATGGTCATTAAAGGCGAAAAAGTAATACTGCGATTTATTCCTTGCCAAATCAAGCTTCAAGACGGATGTATCATTGAAACGCTTGTATTTGACAATTACTTGAAAGCTAATAAGAATGAGCTGGAAAAAAACGAGATGATTGCGTATCAAATGGTTTTATCTAGCTATGAAGAGGCTGCTTTTAAGAACGAACCATATGAAGGTAGCACCGAATATCAAGAAATGTTACAACATCCTGACCAATATACGATAATTGAAAAAGATGGGAAAGCACTTTATCGGGATTCCAAAGACAAACGGAAGTTGACTTGTTTTGAGAAAACATACAGAGATCGAGTGCTGGAACAATTAAAAGTACCAACAAGCGAATATTTTAAGCTTTTAAATGTTGCGAAAGTAAAGTTTGGTTGGGCGATGACAGTGAATAAGGCAATGGCTTATTCGTTTGAAACGGTGTTCTTTAATACCAACCAGGAAGAAAATCGAGGTAGAACGAATAAGGAATATTTCAAATGGATTTATACAGGGATATCGAGCGGATTAAATAATGTTCGTCTAATTAATTGGAAACCCATCTCTCCTTTTTTGAAAACGGAATTTTGTGAGTCATCATCTGTAAGTACTCCAAATAAAAAGAACTACATTTTGTCACTCACCAAGGGGGAACAGACTTCTACCGAACAGCTTCAAAACTATTTGGAAACTAAGCTGTCAGGTGTGGCAACTATCTTAAATATAGCCCCAAAAAATTATTTGGAAATTGTCACTCTGGAGATGAATAACCGAAAAGTTGAATTGTTCTTCGACTATAATGGGAAAGGTGAAATGAAGATTCCCAGATTGAAGTCTGGCGAAGAAGAGGATTTTGGAATGATTTTGCCATTATTGGAACCAGCTCGAAAGGATGTCTCTAGTGAAATTGGTGTGATGAAACCGTATATGCAAGAGCTTGCTGCTATTTTAGAAAAAGATGAAATTCAAATGAAGGTTTCGGGTCATCATGAATGGAATTTGTTATTACATTTAGTGAGTCGAAATAATAATGTCGATGTCCAACTTTGGTATAACGGTGATGGAATGATTTCTAAATTCATTTACATTGAGGGAAGTAAGGAACTTTTCTCAAAAATCGTTGAGTTGATAAAGGAAGTTTATAGTCTAGACTAA